Proteins co-encoded in one Cyprinus carpio isolate SPL01 chromosome B5, ASM1834038v1, whole genome shotgun sequence genomic window:
- the slc2a11b gene encoding solute carrier family 2, facilitated glucose transporter member 11b, whose amino-acid sequence MGKDSGELKEYQPLLKDFKEPAQQIKVPSKSLLLAVWAAGIGGTFQCGYNTSIINAPTKAAQSFINQTWTERYNTEISSQVLTLLWSTIVSIFTLGGLVGASVGGTLAIRFGRKGTLLFNNTFALLAAFFMGLSYPSSTFELLIVGRFLTGVNAGIAICVQPMYIGEIAPRALRGAMAMGTSIFITGGILTGQVIGLNELLGKEEYWPILLSTVCIPAIMQLLTLPWFPESPRYLLIDRGDDVACKKALMWFHGPDKYHGEKEDIERERVSAGGIKPKKPWELFTDTSLRWQLLTLVVIHMSQQLNGINAIYFYADYVFTQAGIPAAKIPYATVGTGACECITALTCGLLIESLGRRALIIGGYFLMSVCCVCFTIALTFQESSPWVPYLSMMCVFAFILSFGLGPGGVTNILTTELFTQTNRPAAYMIGGSINWIAFFFIGMIFPFIVNGLKQYCFLVFLVVCCLVATYIFFVVPETKNKTFLEIQSEFQSRKKLIAANGTEGPLLSTPM is encoded by the exons ATGGGCAAAGACAGTGGAGAGCTTAAGGAATATCAACCTTTACTTAAAGACTTCAAAGAACCAGCTCAACAAATAAAG GTTCCCAGTAAGTCTCTTCTTCTGGCTGTCTGGGCAGCTGGGATCGGTGGAACGTTTCAATGTGGGTACAATACCTCTATCATAAACGCACCTACCAAG GCTGCACAGAGCTTCATTAATCAGACATGGACTGAGCGCTACAACACTGAAATCTCCAGCCAGGTGCTCACACTCCTCTGGTCCACCATAGTGTCCATATTCACTCTCGGTGGACTTGTGGGAGCGTCTGTGGGGGGAACTCTGGCCATTAGATTTGGAAG gaaagggACACTACTGTTCAACAACACCTTTGCTCTGTTGGCTGCTTTCTTCATGGGCTTGAGTTATCCCTCCAGCACTTTTGAGCTTTTAATTGTTGGACGCTTCCTGACGGGGGTAAATGCAG gtaTCGCAATATGTGTGCAGCCCATGTATATTGGTGAGATCGCACCTAGAGCTCTGCGTGGTGCCATGGCGATGGGAACTTCCATTTTCATCACCGGAGGGATCCTAACAGGACAAGTGATTGGCCTCAA tgagttgTTAGGTAAGGAGGAGTACTGGCCCATCCTCTTGTCCACCGTCTGTATTCCAGCCATAATGCAGCTGCTGACTCTTCCCTGGTTCCCCGAAAGTCCTCGCTACCTGCTCATCGACCGCGGAGATGACGTCGCCTGCAAAAAGG CTCTAATGTGGTTCCATGGCCCGGATAAGTACCACGGAGAAAAGGaggacatagagagagagagggtcagcGCGGGTGGTATTAAACCCAAAAAGCCCTGGGAGCTTTTTACAGACACTAGTCTTCGCTGGCAGCTCCTGACCCTCGTCGTGATCCACATGTCCCAGCAACTCAATGGCATTAATGCG ATTTATTTCTATGCAGACTATGTGTTCACCCAGGCTGGGATTCCAGCTGCCAAGATTCCGTACGCTACAGTGGGAACTGGAGCTTGTGAGTGCATCACCGCACTGACATGT ggtcTTCTGATCGAATCTCTGGGAAGAAGAGCTCTGATTATAGGTGGATACTTTCTCATGAGCGTGTGCTGTGTCTGTTTCACCATCGCCCTCACTTTTCAG GAGTCCAGTCCTTGGGTTCCTTACCTTAGTATGATGTGTGTTTTTGCCTTCATTCTCAGTTTTGGCCTTGGACCAG GTGGTGTGACAAACATTTTAACAACAGAGCTGTTTACCCAAACCAATCGGCCTGCTGCATACATGATCGGTGGATCTATCAACTGGATCGCTTTCTTCTTCATTGGCATGATCTTTCCCTTTATTGTG AATGGACTAAAGCAGTACTGCTTCCTTGTTTTCCTCGTTGTCTGTTGCTTGGTGGCCACTTACATCTTCTTTGTGGTCCCTGAGACCAAGAACAAGACCTTTCTGGAGATTCAGAGTGAGTTTCAGTCTAGAAAGAAGCTCATTGCTGCCAATGGTACCGAGGGCCCTCTACTGTCCACACCGATGTAA
- the wdr31 gene encoding WD repeat-containing protein 31 encodes MGKLQSKFRRRSDLYKAKEGAELAPVHQVVQYEPAHTDAINCVVSLTSDLCVSGGHDQAVVVYDWRAGKRCKSFQGHSREITKLCCFKGSSLIFSASRDKTVLMWDLGRDTEPVQEFCGHELVVNGVAVGPDGSKLCTGSRDNSMRLWDIESGECLQKNTISRNLVTHLCWVPGCTSIVQTSEDKTIRVWDSRTWQVTNTFPAKQYIQTHCDISSNCYHLLSSSNGFGGQGCEATLWDLRQPGCKVAEYRGHLQTTACCVFVPPRPGCPALVASSSYDSSVKIWDQNTAACLYTLTLDGSGPLVSLAPCDSSSLLCASFNTGLHQLHLDQGAVPSLTEVARF; translated from the exons ATGGGGAAACTACAGAGCAAGTTTCGGCGGCGCTCGGACCTTTACAA GGCCAAAGAGGGGGCGGAGCTCGCACCTGTGCACCAGGTAGTGCAGTATGAACCCGCTCACACAGATGCCATCAACTGTGTCGTCagcctgacctctgacctgtgtGTGTCAGGAGGGCATGACCAG GCTGTTGTTGTCTATGACTGGAGAGCTGGAAAACGGTGTAAATCATTCCAGGGCCACAGCAGAGAGATTACAAAG CTATGCTGTTTTAAAGGAAGTTCCTTGATCTTCAGTGCGTCCCGTGATAAGACGGTGCTGATGTGGGATTTGGGTCGAGATACAGAACCCGTCCAGGAGTTTTGTGGCCATGAGCTCGTAGTTAACGGGGTAGCGGTAGGCCCAG aTGGCTCAAAGCTGTGCACGGGTTCTCGTGATAACTCCATGCGCCTCTGGGACATTGAATCCGGAGAATGTCTGCAGAAAAACACCATCTCACGTAACCTG GTAACTCATCTCTGCTGGGTACCAGGATGCACATCTATTGTCCAAACATCAGAAGACAAAACTATCAG AGTGTGGGATAGCCGTACCTGGCAGGTCACTAACACATTTCCGGCAAAGCAGTATATTCAGACACACTGTGACATCAGCTCCAACTGTTACCACCTGCTGTCGTCCAGCAATGGCTTTGGTGGTCAGGGTTGTGAAGCCACG CTGTGGGACCTCAGGCAGCCCGGCTGTAAGGTGGCTGAATACAGAGGACACCTGCAGACCACGGCATGCTGCGTGTTTGTGCCCCCCCGTCCTGGATGTCCTGCCCTCGTGGCGTCATCGTCGTATGACAGCTCAGTAAAAATATGGGATCAGAACActgcag CATGTTTGTACACGTTAACGCTGGACGGTTCAGGGCCTTTGGTGTCTCTGGCTCCGTGTGACTCCAGCAGTCTCCTGTGTGCCAGTTTTAACACAGGACTGCACCAGCTGCATCTAGATCAGGGAGCAGTGCCCAGCCTCACTGAAGTGGCTCGCTTCTGA
- the LOC109068202 gene encoding E3 ubiquitin-protein ligase RNF183-like: protein MESDPNSLRDPYKPVDDNIEPPDLECAICFSQFNNVFNTPKVLHCKHTFCLECLARMNVKSTQPDTVQCPLCRAYTPLPDLGLPKLANDSTVLSYLPAAMQHVYSIRFNRNKGKLQVKRVPSSAPALTQTVSQTLDVGNPAGLEGQQTRDGGRERSLLMTILRTPLCKAFIMSMVAILIVILTIVIIIYRK, encoded by the coding sequence ATGGAGTCTGACCCGAACTCCCTCCGTGACCCCTACAAACCTGTGGATGACAACATTGAGCCCCCCGATCTGGAGTGCGCCATCTGTTTCTCCCAGTTCAACAATGTCTTCAACACCCCTAAGGTACTCCACTGCAAGCACACCTTCTGCCTGGAGTGTCTTGCGCGGATGAACGTGAAGTCCACCCAACCCGACACCGTTCAGTGCCCTCTGTGCCGCGCATACACCCCGTTACCCGACTTGGGTCTTCCCAAGCTAGCAAATGACTCCACGGTGCTGTCTTACCTTCCGGCTGCCATGCAGCACGTCTATAGCATCCGCTTCAACCGCAACAAAGGCAAACTGCAGGTGAAGAGAGTGCCCAGCTCTGCCCCGGCCCTAACGCAGACCGTCAGCCAGACTCTGGACGTCGGGAACCCAGCAGGCTTGGAGGGTCAGCAGACCAGAGACGGTGGTAGAGAGAGGTCCCTACTGATGACCATACTAAGAACACCACTGTGCAAAGCTTTTATTATGAGCATGGTGGCAATATTGATCGTCATTCTAACCattgttatcatcatctacaggaAGTAA